The following are from one region of the Sandaracinus amylolyticus genome:
- a CDS encoding DUF1206 domain-containing protein, with the protein MTFRDAPASAMPRRGVSGTPRALHRRRRRLRGDQSARQKTSMAITHTDARGAVARRGWVEPMARTGYLTKGVVYVLIGVLAILAVTGAGSGAGEIGGPETAVRTIGEQPFGQVLLTIVGIGLFAYAAWRLVQAILDPERAALEGGKGVAKRIGWGVSGVLHAALGVAALQMAFAGRAPREGGSESWVGEVLSWDAGPVLVVAAGAAVILFALYEIYRAWTIDFTRHLKITQMTPTERRWSIRAGRIGLFARGVVLVIVGAGIVEAGLNARPGEAEGLGGALRDIAQQPYGAILLIVVAVGLVAYGVFQMVEARYRRIPTRA; encoded by the coding sequence GTGACCTTTCGCGACGCACCGGCGAGCGCGATGCCGCGCCGCGGCGTGAGCGGAACGCCGCGTGCTCTCCATCGGCGCAGGAGGAGACTTCGCGGCGATCAGTCCGCGAGGCAGAAAACCAGTATGGCGATCACGCATACCGACGCGCGAGGGGCCGTCGCGCGCCGCGGCTGGGTCGAGCCGATGGCGCGTACGGGCTACCTGACCAAAGGCGTCGTCTACGTGCTGATCGGGGTCCTCGCGATCCTGGCGGTGACGGGCGCCGGCAGCGGCGCCGGAGAGATCGGCGGTCCGGAGACCGCGGTGCGCACGATCGGCGAGCAGCCGTTTGGTCAAGTGCTCTTGACCATCGTCGGCATCGGCCTCTTCGCGTACGCGGCCTGGCGTCTCGTGCAGGCGATCCTCGACCCCGAGCGCGCTGCGCTCGAGGGAGGAAAGGGCGTCGCGAAGCGCATCGGCTGGGGCGTCAGCGGTGTCCTGCACGCAGCGCTCGGTGTGGCGGCGTTGCAGATGGCGTTCGCGGGACGGGCTCCGCGCGAGGGTGGCTCCGAGTCGTGGGTCGGCGAGGTGCTCTCGTGGGACGCGGGCCCGGTGCTGGTCGTGGCCGCGGGTGCGGCGGTGATCTTGTTCGCGCTCTACGAGATCTACCGGGCGTGGACGATCGACTTCACGCGTCATCTCAAGATCACGCAGATGACGCCGACCGAGCGGCGCTGGTCGATCCGCGCCGGTCGCATCGGGCTCTTCGCGCGCGGCGTGGTGCTCGTGATCGTCGGCGCGGGGATCGTCGAGGCCGGGCTCAATGCACGGCCCGGCGAGGCGGAGGGCCTGGGCGGCGCGCTGCGCGACATCGCGCAGCAGCCGTACGGCGCGATCCTGCTGATCGTCGTCGCGGTGGGGCTCGTCGCGTACGGCGTGTTCCAGATGGTCGAGGCGCGCTACCGGCGAATCCCGACGCGCGCGTGA